In Brachypodium distachyon strain Bd21 chromosome 2, Brachypodium_distachyon_v3.0, whole genome shotgun sequence, one genomic interval encodes:
- the LOC100842033 gene encoding ABC transporter B family member 4 isoform X1 yields the protein MLPVIPLFVPEVSCWTMAGERQSARIRSLYLKSVLRQDIAFFDTEMTTGEAVSRMSSDTVIIQDALGEKAGKLVQLSSGFIGGFIIAFTKGWLLTLVMLTSLPLVAIAGAVSAQLLTRTSSKRLTSYSDAGDIVEQTIGSIRTVVSFNGEKKAMAMYNNFIKRAYRTVIEEGLINGFGMGSVFCISFSSYGLAFWYGGKLIIDKGYTGGTIITVLFAVLTGATSLGNATPSVSAIAGGQSAAYRLFGTIERKPDIDSDDTSGMVLENIKGDVELKDVYFRYPARPGQLILDGLSLQVASGTTMAIVGESGSGKSTIISLLERFYDPQAGEVMIDGINIKNLRVDWIRGKIGLVSQEPSLFMTTIKENIIYGKEDATLEEIKRAAEHANAANFIDKLPNGYDTLVGQRGTLLSGGQKQRIAIARAILKDPKIILLDEATSALDVESERIVQDALNRIMIERTTLVIAHRLSTVKNVDCITVVRQGKIVEQGTHHTLVKDTNGAYSQLIRLQDTRGDKRHKIQDSGVPNSLSKSTSLSIRQSMSKDSFGNSNRYSFKNPLGLSVELHEDENTGGQKKDELTDRKALKKGPIGRLFYLNKPELPFLLLGSIAAAVHGIIFPLFGILMSSVIKSFYESPDKLRKDSNFWALISVVLGIASLISIPAEYFFFGIAGGKLVERVRILSFQNIVRQEIAWFDNPSNSRYHIQMIINSLYFVIILRFTQILRFCFTTYSGAIGTRLSIDALNVRRLVGDNLAIMLQSIATLITGFVIAFSTDWRLALVITCVIPLVGAQGYAQVKFLKGFSEDAKEMYEDAGQVATDSVGSIRTVVSFSAEKRVVTTYNKKCEALRKHGVRSGIVGGLGFGFSLLVLYLTYALCFYVGAQFVHQGKMAFSDVFKVFFALALAAVGVSQASALASDATKATDSAISVFSILDQKSKVDSSSSEGLTLENITGNIDFSNVSFKYPSRPDVQIFSDFTLNIPSRKTIALVGESGVGKSTIIALLERFYDPDSGRISLDGVEIKSIRISWLRDQIGLVGQEPVLFNDTIRANITYGKHGEVTEEEIMAVAKAANAHEFISSLPQGYGTLVGEKGVQLSGGQKQRVAIARAIIKDPKILLLDEATSALDTESERIVQDALDRVMVSRTTIVVAHRLSTIKRADMIAVLKEGKIAEKGKHEALMRIKDGAYASLVELRSNSE from the exons ATGTTACCTGTCATT CCTTTATTTGTTCCAGAGGTGTCATGCTGGACGATGGCAGGAGAAAGGCAGTCAGCACGCATTCGTTCTCTTTACCTGAAATCAGTTCTGAGACAAGATATTGCTTTCTTCGACACAGAAATGACAACTGGTGAAGCAGTTTCTAGAATGTCTAGCGATACAGTCATAATTCAAGATGCTCTTGGTGAAAAG GCAGGAAAGCTTGTACAACTCTCATCTGGTTTCATTGGTGGTTTTATAATAGCTTTTACAAAAGGCTGGCTTCTGACTCTTGTCATGCTAACGTCGCTACCACTAGTTGCTATTGCCGGTGCAGTGTCTGCGCAGCTGCTAACCAGGACTTCTAGCAAGAGACTAACATCATATAGTGATGCTGGGGACATTGTTGAGCAGACAATTGGATCTATAAGAACA GTTGTTTCCTTCAATGGTGAGAAGAAAGCTATGGCAATGTACAACAATTTCATAAAAAGGGCATACAGGACTGTTATTGAGGAAGGCCTTATCAATGGTTTTGGCATGGGCTCTGTCTTTTGCATCTCATTTAGCAGCTATGGCCTAGCCTTCTGGTACGGTGGAAAGCTAATCATTGACAAAGGCTATACCGGAGGGACGATCATCACTGTTTTATTTGCCGTGTTGACTGGTGCAAC TTCTTTAGGTAACGCAACACCATCAGTTTCTGCAATCGCGGGAGGTCAATCTGCAGCATACAGACTGTTTGGAACAATTGAGAGGAAACCAGATATAGATTCAGATGATACCAGTGGCATGGTTTTAGAAAATATCAAGGGTGATGTTGAGCTAAAGGATGTGTACTTTCGCTACCCTGCTAGACCTGGACAGTTAATATTAGACGGATTGTCATTACAAGTAGCCAGTGGTACAACAATGGCCATAGTTGGAGAGAGTGGAAGTGGCAAGTCAACTATTATAAGCTTACTTGAAAGATTCTACGATCCACAGGCTGGTGAAGTTATGATAGATGGAATCAACATCAAGAATCTGAGGGTTGATTGGATAAGAGGGAAGATTGGTCTTGTTAGCCAAGAACCATCGCTCTTTATGACCACCATTAAAGAGAACATAATATATGGCAAAGAAGATGCAACACTTGAAGAGATCAAGAGAGCAGCTGAACATGCAAATGCAGCAAACTTCATCGACAAGTTACCAAAT GGCTACGATACATTAGTTGGTCAGCGTGGCACTCTTCTTTCTGGAGGACAAAAACAAAGGATTGCAATTGCAAGGGCCATCCTTAAAGATCCAAAAATTATTTTGCTAGATGAAGCAACAAGTGCATTGGATGTGGAATCTGAGAGGATAGTTCAGGACGCACTCAATAGAATAATGATAGAAAGAACCACACTAGTCATTGCTCATCGTTTGAGCACTGTAAAGAATGTTGACTGCATCACAGTTGTTCGTCAAGGGAAAATAGTCGAACAAG GTACTCATCATACATTGGTGAAGGATACAAATGGAGCTTACTCCCAGCTTATTAGGCTACAAGACACTCGTGGAGACAAAAGGCATAAAATACAAGATTCTGGAGTGCCAAATTCCTTATCAAAAAGCACTAGTTTGTCGATTCGACAGTCAATGAGTAAAGACTCTTTTGGCAATAGCAACAGATATTCCTTCAAGAACCCTTTAGGATTATCTGTTGAATTGCATGAGGATGAAAACACAGGCGGACAGAAAAAGGACGAGCTTACTGATCGGAAGGCCCTTAAGAAAGGACCAATTGGACGTCTTTTTTATCTTAACAAGCCAGAGTTGCCATTTCTTCTGCTTGGTTCTATAGCGGCAGCAGTGCATGGAATCATTTTCCCACTGTTCGGTATACTAATGTCTAGTGTTATAAAATCATTCTATGAATCACCAGATAAGCTGAGAAAAGATTCTAACTTTTGGGCATTGATATCTGTTGTTCTGGGGATTGCATCTCTGATTTCAATCCCAGCagaatattttttctttggaattgCTGGAGGCAAGCTTGTAGAGCGTGTCCGAATTCTGTCCTTTCAAAATATTGTGCGTCAAGAAATCGCTTGGTTTGATAATCCCTCAAATTCCAGGTATCATATTCAAATGATAATAAATAGTTTATATTTTGTCATCATACTTAGATTTACGCAAATACTAAGATTTTGCTTTACCACTTACAGTGGGGCAATTGGTACAAGGCTTTCAATTGATGCATTAAATGTCCGGCGCTTAGTAGGAGATAACTTGGCCATTATGTTGCAATCCATAGCTACATTAATCACTGGCTTCGTCATAGCTTTTTCGACAGATTGGAGGCTTGCACTGGTTATCACTTGTGTCATCCCTTTAGTAGGTGCACAAGGTTATGCTCAAGTGAAGTTCTTGAAGGGGTTTAGTGAAGACGCTAAG GAGATGTATGAAGATGCAGGCCAAGTTGCAACTGATTCTGTTGGTAGTATCAGAACAGTAGTATCTTTTAGTGCAGAGAAAAGAGTGGTTACAACATATAACAAGAAATGTGAAGCTTTAAGGAAACATGGAGTTCGAAGTGGAATCGTTGGAGGGCTTGGTTTTGGTTTCTCATTGTTGGTGTTATACCTCACATATGCTCTATGTTTCTATGTTGGTGCACAGTTCGTACATCAGGGGAAAATGGCTTTTTCAGATGTTTTCAAA GTTTTTTTTGCTTTAGCTTTAGCAGCTGTTGGGGTTTCACAAGCAAGTGCATTGGCGTCTGATGCAACAAAGGCAACGGATTCTGCCATTTCAGTTTTCAGTATCCTAGATCAGAAGTCCAAAGTTGATTCAAGTAGCAGTGAGGGCCTAACATTGGAAAACATTACTGGCAACATTGATTTCAGTAATGTCAGTTTTAAGTACCCATCACGCCCTGATGTCCAAATATTCAGTGACTTTACCTTGAACATTCCTTCCAGAAAG ACCATAGCACTCGTTGGAGAAAGCGGAGTTGGCAAGTCTACAATAATTGCTTTACTGGAGCGTTTCTATGATCCTGATTCTGGTAGAATCTCACTAGATGGAGTCGAAATTAAGAGCATAAGAATTAGCTGGTTAAGGGATCAGATAGGGCTGGTAGGCCAGGAGCCGGTGCTTTTCAATGACACCATCCGTGCCAACATAACCTATGGGAAACATGGAGAGGTGACAGAGGAAGAGATCATGGCTGTTGCCAAGGCAGCAAATGCCCATGAGTTCATATCAAGCTTGCCACAAGGATATGGCACTTTGGTCGGTGAGAAAGGAGTGCAACTATCTGGTGGGCAGAAACAGCGGGTAGCTATTGCAAGGGCGATTATAAAGGACCCTAAGATACTGCTACTTGATGAGGCAACCAGTGCCTTGGATACAGAATCTGAGCGTATCGTTCAAGATGCATTGGACAGAGTCATGGTCAGCAGGACCACCATTGTGGTGGCGCACCGCCTCTCCACAATTAAAAGGGCTGATATGATAGCAGTCCTCAAGGAAggtaaaattgcagaaaaaggaaagcatGAGGCCCTGATGCGAATCAAGGATGGAGCCTATGCTTCGCTGGTTGAACTTCGCTCAAATTCTGAGTAG
- the LOC112271134 gene encoding ABC transporter B family member 21-like, translated as MDTTAAAGTDTSSGEARHRGDQQGKDGRPEKDAARKKVPLLSMFRYADRLDVLLMVVGTVGAMGNGVSEPLISVLFGNVINSFGESTSSTILRSVTKVSDCSDHSDHFT; from the coding sequence ATGGACACCACAGCAGCAGCCGGTACTGACACTAGTAGTGGAGAAGCACGCCACCGAGGCGATCAGCAAGGAAAGGATGGACGGCCGGAGAAGGATGCGGCCCGGAAGAAGGTGCCGTTGCTCAGCATGTTCAGGTACGCCGACCGCCTCGACGTGCTGCTGATGGTGGTCGGCACGGTGGGGGCGATGGGCAACGGCGTGTCGGAGCCACTCATATCGGTCCTCTTCGGGAACGTCATCAACTCCTTCGGCGAGAGCACGAGCAGCACCATCCTCCGCAGTGTAACCAAGGTAAGCGACTGCTCAGATCACAGTGATCACTTCACTTGA
- the LOC100842033 gene encoding ABC transporter B family member 4 isoform X2 codes for MLPVIPLFVPEVSCWTMAGERQSARIRSLYLKSVLRQDIAFFDTEMTTGEAVSRMSSDTVIIQDALGEKAGKLVQLSSGFIGGFIIAFTKGWLLTLVMLTSLPLVAIAGAVSAQLLTRTSSKRLTSYSDAGDIVEQTIGSIRTVVSFNGEKKAMAMYNNFIKRAYRTVIEEGLINGFGMGSVFCISFSSYGLAFWYGGKLIIDKGYTGGTIITVLFAVLTGATSLGNATPSVSAIAGGQSAAYRLFGTIERKPDIDSDDTSGMVLENIKGDVELKDVYFRYPARPGQLILDGLSLQVASGTTMAIVGESGSGKSTIISLLERFYDPQAGEVMIDGINIKNLRVDWIRGKIGLVSQEPSLFMTTIKENIIYGKEDATLEEIKRAAEHANAANFIDKLPNGYDTLVGQRGTLLSGGQKQRIAIARAILKDPKIILLDEATSALDVESERIVQDALNRIMIERTTLVIAHRLSTVKNVDCITVVRQGKIVEQGTHHTLVKDTNGAYSQLIRLQDTRGDKRHKIQDSGVPNSLSKSTSLSIRQSMSKDSFGNSNRYSFKNPLGLSVELHEDENTGGQKKDELTDRKALKKGPIGRLFYLNKPELPFLLLGSIAAAVHGIIFPLFGILMSSVIKSFYESPDKLRKDSNFWALISVVLGIASLISIPAEYFFFGIAGGKLVERVRILSFQNIVRQEIAWFDNPSNSSGAIGTRLSIDALNVRRLVGDNLAIMLQSIATLITGFVIAFSTDWRLALVITCVIPLVGAQGYAQVKFLKGFSEDAKEMYEDAGQVATDSVGSIRTVVSFSAEKRVVTTYNKKCEALRKHGVRSGIVGGLGFGFSLLVLYLTYALCFYVGAQFVHQGKMAFSDVFKVFFALALAAVGVSQASALASDATKATDSAISVFSILDQKSKVDSSSSEGLTLENITGNIDFSNVSFKYPSRPDVQIFSDFTLNIPSRKTIALVGESGVGKSTIIALLERFYDPDSGRISLDGVEIKSIRISWLRDQIGLVGQEPVLFNDTIRANITYGKHGEVTEEEIMAVAKAANAHEFISSLPQGYGTLVGEKGVQLSGGQKQRVAIARAIIKDPKILLLDEATSALDTESERIVQDALDRVMVSRTTIVVAHRLSTIKRADMIAVLKEGKIAEKGKHEALMRIKDGAYASLVELRSNSE; via the exons ATGTTACCTGTCATT CCTTTATTTGTTCCAGAGGTGTCATGCTGGACGATGGCAGGAGAAAGGCAGTCAGCACGCATTCGTTCTCTTTACCTGAAATCAGTTCTGAGACAAGATATTGCTTTCTTCGACACAGAAATGACAACTGGTGAAGCAGTTTCTAGAATGTCTAGCGATACAGTCATAATTCAAGATGCTCTTGGTGAAAAG GCAGGAAAGCTTGTACAACTCTCATCTGGTTTCATTGGTGGTTTTATAATAGCTTTTACAAAAGGCTGGCTTCTGACTCTTGTCATGCTAACGTCGCTACCACTAGTTGCTATTGCCGGTGCAGTGTCTGCGCAGCTGCTAACCAGGACTTCTAGCAAGAGACTAACATCATATAGTGATGCTGGGGACATTGTTGAGCAGACAATTGGATCTATAAGAACA GTTGTTTCCTTCAATGGTGAGAAGAAAGCTATGGCAATGTACAACAATTTCATAAAAAGGGCATACAGGACTGTTATTGAGGAAGGCCTTATCAATGGTTTTGGCATGGGCTCTGTCTTTTGCATCTCATTTAGCAGCTATGGCCTAGCCTTCTGGTACGGTGGAAAGCTAATCATTGACAAAGGCTATACCGGAGGGACGATCATCACTGTTTTATTTGCCGTGTTGACTGGTGCAAC TTCTTTAGGTAACGCAACACCATCAGTTTCTGCAATCGCGGGAGGTCAATCTGCAGCATACAGACTGTTTGGAACAATTGAGAGGAAACCAGATATAGATTCAGATGATACCAGTGGCATGGTTTTAGAAAATATCAAGGGTGATGTTGAGCTAAAGGATGTGTACTTTCGCTACCCTGCTAGACCTGGACAGTTAATATTAGACGGATTGTCATTACAAGTAGCCAGTGGTACAACAATGGCCATAGTTGGAGAGAGTGGAAGTGGCAAGTCAACTATTATAAGCTTACTTGAAAGATTCTACGATCCACAGGCTGGTGAAGTTATGATAGATGGAATCAACATCAAGAATCTGAGGGTTGATTGGATAAGAGGGAAGATTGGTCTTGTTAGCCAAGAACCATCGCTCTTTATGACCACCATTAAAGAGAACATAATATATGGCAAAGAAGATGCAACACTTGAAGAGATCAAGAGAGCAGCTGAACATGCAAATGCAGCAAACTTCATCGACAAGTTACCAAAT GGCTACGATACATTAGTTGGTCAGCGTGGCACTCTTCTTTCTGGAGGACAAAAACAAAGGATTGCAATTGCAAGGGCCATCCTTAAAGATCCAAAAATTATTTTGCTAGATGAAGCAACAAGTGCATTGGATGTGGAATCTGAGAGGATAGTTCAGGACGCACTCAATAGAATAATGATAGAAAGAACCACACTAGTCATTGCTCATCGTTTGAGCACTGTAAAGAATGTTGACTGCATCACAGTTGTTCGTCAAGGGAAAATAGTCGAACAAG GTACTCATCATACATTGGTGAAGGATACAAATGGAGCTTACTCCCAGCTTATTAGGCTACAAGACACTCGTGGAGACAAAAGGCATAAAATACAAGATTCTGGAGTGCCAAATTCCTTATCAAAAAGCACTAGTTTGTCGATTCGACAGTCAATGAGTAAAGACTCTTTTGGCAATAGCAACAGATATTCCTTCAAGAACCCTTTAGGATTATCTGTTGAATTGCATGAGGATGAAAACACAGGCGGACAGAAAAAGGACGAGCTTACTGATCGGAAGGCCCTTAAGAAAGGACCAATTGGACGTCTTTTTTATCTTAACAAGCCAGAGTTGCCATTTCTTCTGCTTGGTTCTATAGCGGCAGCAGTGCATGGAATCATTTTCCCACTGTTCGGTATACTAATGTCTAGTGTTATAAAATCATTCTATGAATCACCAGATAAGCTGAGAAAAGATTCTAACTTTTGGGCATTGATATCTGTTGTTCTGGGGATTGCATCTCTGATTTCAATCCCAGCagaatattttttctttggaattgCTGGAGGCAAGCTTGTAGAGCGTGTCCGAATTCTGTCCTTTCAAAATATTGTGCGTCAAGAAATCGCTTGGTTTGATAATCCCTCAAATTCCAG TGGGGCAATTGGTACAAGGCTTTCAATTGATGCATTAAATGTCCGGCGCTTAGTAGGAGATAACTTGGCCATTATGTTGCAATCCATAGCTACATTAATCACTGGCTTCGTCATAGCTTTTTCGACAGATTGGAGGCTTGCACTGGTTATCACTTGTGTCATCCCTTTAGTAGGTGCACAAGGTTATGCTCAAGTGAAGTTCTTGAAGGGGTTTAGTGAAGACGCTAAG GAGATGTATGAAGATGCAGGCCAAGTTGCAACTGATTCTGTTGGTAGTATCAGAACAGTAGTATCTTTTAGTGCAGAGAAAAGAGTGGTTACAACATATAACAAGAAATGTGAAGCTTTAAGGAAACATGGAGTTCGAAGTGGAATCGTTGGAGGGCTTGGTTTTGGTTTCTCATTGTTGGTGTTATACCTCACATATGCTCTATGTTTCTATGTTGGTGCACAGTTCGTACATCAGGGGAAAATGGCTTTTTCAGATGTTTTCAAA GTTTTTTTTGCTTTAGCTTTAGCAGCTGTTGGGGTTTCACAAGCAAGTGCATTGGCGTCTGATGCAACAAAGGCAACGGATTCTGCCATTTCAGTTTTCAGTATCCTAGATCAGAAGTCCAAAGTTGATTCAAGTAGCAGTGAGGGCCTAACATTGGAAAACATTACTGGCAACATTGATTTCAGTAATGTCAGTTTTAAGTACCCATCACGCCCTGATGTCCAAATATTCAGTGACTTTACCTTGAACATTCCTTCCAGAAAG ACCATAGCACTCGTTGGAGAAAGCGGAGTTGGCAAGTCTACAATAATTGCTTTACTGGAGCGTTTCTATGATCCTGATTCTGGTAGAATCTCACTAGATGGAGTCGAAATTAAGAGCATAAGAATTAGCTGGTTAAGGGATCAGATAGGGCTGGTAGGCCAGGAGCCGGTGCTTTTCAATGACACCATCCGTGCCAACATAACCTATGGGAAACATGGAGAGGTGACAGAGGAAGAGATCATGGCTGTTGCCAAGGCAGCAAATGCCCATGAGTTCATATCAAGCTTGCCACAAGGATATGGCACTTTGGTCGGTGAGAAAGGAGTGCAACTATCTGGTGGGCAGAAACAGCGGGTAGCTATTGCAAGGGCGATTATAAAGGACCCTAAGATACTGCTACTTGATGAGGCAACCAGTGCCTTGGATACAGAATCTGAGCGTATCGTTCAAGATGCATTGGACAGAGTCATGGTCAGCAGGACCACCATTGTGGTGGCGCACCGCCTCTCCACAATTAAAAGGGCTGATATGATAGCAGTCCTCAAGGAAggtaaaattgcagaaaaaggaaagcatGAGGCCCTGATGCGAATCAAGGATGGAGCCTATGCTTCGCTGGTTGAACTTCGCTCAAATTCTGAGTAG
- the LOC104582845 gene encoding uncharacterized protein LOC104582845, producing the protein MRRRNRGGRIARPCFGEPQFGVVDLGRKQADPKFAQSPRASGGSGKKRGSTESGTGGEPENREVSEGAAPSPPAAGRRKPARRNLASAVSPATRLHGSTTAQSHRARLLPLAGCTALPPVYLTASRSFPESALGHGWASPSGRHRLPVRPFAIAESSSIPPWLPDSATPNDLRRQLNVMKMFCSYI; encoded by the exons ATGCGTAGGCGAAACCGTGGCGGCAGAATCGCTCGCCCATGTTTTGGCGAGCCACAGTTTGGCGTGGTGGATCTGGGCAGAAAGCAAGCAGACCCCAAGTTTGCTCAGTCCCCTCGGGCCTCAGGGGGATCGGGAAAGAAACGAGGGTCGACAGAGTCAGGGACGGGGGGAGAACCGGAGAATCGAGAGGTCAGCGAGGGAgcagcgccgtcgccgccggccgccggccgccgcaagCCCGCACGGCGCAATCTGGCTTCCGCAGTGTCGCCCGCCACCCGCCTCCACGGCTCCACAACTGCACAAAGCCACAGGGCTCGTCTGCTGCCGCTGGCCGGCTGCACGGCTCTCCCGCCGGTGTATCTTACAGCCTCCAGGAGCTTCCCCGAGTCGGCGCTAGGACACGGTTGGGCCTCGCCGTCCGGCCGTCACCGACTCCCAGTGCGACCGTTCGCCATCGCCGAATCGTCGTCCATCCCTCCGTGGCTCCCCGACTCGGCGACTCCAA ATGATCTGCGTAGGCAATTGAATGTGATGAAAATGTTTTGTTCATATATTTAG